In Vagococcus hydrophili, one DNA window encodes the following:
- a CDS encoding acyltransferase has protein sequence MIMIDKINFFFSRNGFTRGKILKKKKYLKFCGDNVFFQPRKIPSDAKLVSLGNNVVIASQVVFINHDVMHHVFNNIEKHSTSYHMGKIEIGDNVFIGANTILFPNIKISDNVIIAAGSHVYKDINQSGVYAGIPLKKIKEFEKVFEVRKKEHSMNKDLSREEIIKQIWKS, from the coding sequence ATGATAATGATTGATAAAATAAATTTTTTCTTTTCTCGTAACGGATTTACAAGAGGAAAAATACTAAAAAAGAAAAAATATTTGAAATTTTGTGGTGACAATGTTTTTTTTCAACCTAGAAAAATTCCTAGTGATGCTAAGTTAGTATCGTTAGGCAACAATGTAGTTATTGCTTCTCAAGTAGTCTTTATCAATCATGACGTTATGCATCATGTATTTAATAACATTGAAAAACATTCTACGAGTTATCATATGGGAAAAATAGAAATAGGAGATAATGTATTTATAGGTGCTAATACAATATTATTTCCTAATATAAAAATTTCCGATAATGTAATTATTGCAGCTGGCAGTCATGTGTATAAAGATATAAATCAATCTGGTGTTTATGCTGGAATTCCTCTAAAAAAAATAAAAGAATTCGAAAAAGTATTTGAAGTAAGAAAAAAAGAACATAGTATGAATAAAGATTTATCAAGAGAAGAAATTATAAAACAAATATGGAAAAGTTGA
- a CDS encoding NAD-dependent epimerase/dehydratase family protein encodes MKKILVTGGAGFIGSNLVKKICISNEVVIIDDLSMGRKKNINNLPNVTFYEKSVLDRHFMEDILIQENFDCIYHLAAIASVADSIERPSETHEVNFDSTLFILETLRKMENRNLKRLIFSSSAAVYGDDKELPKKENSPIKPLSPYAIDKFSSEKYTLMYNDLYGVPTSSVRFFNVYGPNQNPSSPYSGVMSILVDRYVKKIKNESSEFNLFGDGEQSRDFIYVDDVVKALEIIAYSNDSKGKVYNVGTGNETTINDLISIISRYLNEEIKINKLEERSGDIKKSVADISNLRELGFEVDYTIDNGLKSYLKFLDLIK; translated from the coding sequence ATGAAAAAAATTCTAGTAACTGGTGGGGCAGGTTTTATTGGATCTAATTTAGTGAAAAAAATTTGTATTAGCAATGAGGTAGTTATAATTGATGATTTAAGTATGGGGCGAAAAAAAAATATTAATAATTTACCTAATGTTACTTTCTATGAGAAATCAGTTTTAGATAGACATTTTATGGAAGATATTTTAATTCAAGAGAATTTTGATTGTATATACCACCTAGCAGCAATCGCAAGTGTTGCAGATTCTATTGAAAGACCATCAGAGACCCATGAAGTAAATTTTGATTCAACACTGTTTATTTTAGAAACACTTAGAAAAATGGAGAATCGTAATTTAAAACGATTAATTTTTTCTTCATCCGCAGCGGTTTATGGAGATGATAAAGAACTACCTAAAAAAGAAAATTCACCAATTAAACCTTTGTCACCTTATGCAATTGATAAATTTTCTTCAGAAAAATATACACTAATGTATAATGATTTGTATGGTGTGCCAACAAGCAGTGTTAGATTTTTCAACGTTTACGGACCAAATCAAAATCCAAGTTCTCCTTATTCTGGAGTAATGTCGATCTTGGTAGATAGATATGTTAAAAAAATAAAAAATGAGTCTTCTGAATTTAATCTTTTTGGAGATGGAGAACAGTCTAGAGATTTTATTTATGTTGATGATGTTGTAAAAGCACTAGAAATTATAGCATACTCTAATGATTCAAAAGGGAAAGTTTATAATGTGGGAACTGGAAATGAAACAACTATTAATGATTTAATATCAATAATATCTAGGTATTTAAATGAAGAAATTAAAATTAATAAATTAGAAGAGCGTTCTGGAGATATCAAGAAATCAGTTGCAGATATTTCTAATTTAAGAGAATTAGGATTTGAAGTAGATTATACAATTGATAATGGTTTGAAATCGTATTTAAAATTTCTAGATTTAATTAAATAA
- the tagD gene encoding glycerol-3-phosphate cytidylyltransferase: protein MRKVITYGTFDLLHYGHINLLRRAKEQGDYLIVVLSSDEFNWDEKQKKCYFSYEKRKMLLEAIRYVDLVIPENNWDQKMTDIEEFKVDVFVMGDDWKGKFDFVKETGAEVVYLERTPEISTSQIKKDLHEKNAAK from the coding sequence ATGAGAAAAGTAATTACATATGGAACATTTGACTTACTACATTATGGTCATATTAATCTATTGAGACGTGCGAAGGAGCAAGGGGATTACCTAATCGTTGTTTTATCTTCAGATGAATTCAACTGGGATGAGAAACAAAAGAAATGCTACTTCTCTTACGAAAAGCGTAAAATGCTTTTAGAAGCGATTCGCTACGTGGATTTAGTTATTCCAGAAAATAACTGGGATCAAAAAATGACAGATATCGAAGAATTTAAAGTAGATGTTTTTGTCATGGGAGATGACTGGAAAGGTAAGTTTGACTTTGTGAAAGAAACAGGAGCAGAAGTCGTTTACCTAGAACGTACACCAGAGATTTCAACCTCTCAAATAAAAAAAGATTTACACGAGAAAAACGCCGCTAAGTAA